Genomic window (Kosakonia sp. BYX6):
ACCAGTTCAACCGCCATCGTCACATACGCCAGCCAGCCTGGCAGGCCGAGCGAGCCAAAAAATTGCGCGGTGCCCGCCGGGGTAAACGCGAAAAACTTCAGGCCAAAATGCGCCAGAAACAGAATGCCCAGCGCGAGGCGCATAATCAGGGCGGCATACGGGGCAGTGCGTTGATCGAACATGGTGTTTTCCTCTCCTGTCAGTTGATGAGAGGAGTGTAGAGTTTTTCCATCCGGATGATTATCTGGGCAAAATAGGGATGTTTATTTCCGTTTTGGAAATTATCACCAACCCTGTTCCCACTCCGGCTGAGGCGCGAAAGCGTCGACCAGAAAATCGATCAACACGCGGGATTTTTGCGCCAGATAACGGGCGGGCGGATAAACGGCAAAAAGCGCCAGCGGCGGCGCTTCATAGGCGGTCAGCAGCGGTTTTACCCGCTTCTCTTTCAATGCCTGGCCTGCCACAAACACCGGCACGCGGGCAATGCCTAACCCGGCGCAGGCCGCTTCAAGGCAAACTTCGGCGTTAGAGAATTTCATGCGCCCGCGCACCGGCTGTGCATGCAATTGCTGATGCGCATCGAGAAACGGCCAGTGCCAGGGATCGCGAAAGTTGGTATCGACAATCAGGCTGTGCTGTTCAAGCTGTTGCCAGTGCGCAGGTTCGCCGTGTTGGGCAAGATAATCCGGTGCTGCTACCAGCACATTACGGATGGCACACAGGCGACGGGCAACGAGGCTGCTGTCGGCGAGGTTGCCGATACGCAACGCAAGATCAAAACCTTCATCCACCACGCTGACCAACCGATCGGCGAAGCTGACATCCAGTTCAATTTCCGGATAACGGCGGGCAAACGCCACCAGATGCGGCGTTAATTGCGACGCGCCAAAGGTCACCGGTGCCGAAATGCGCAGCAGACCGGAAGGCGCATTGGCGATATTGCGCACCGAATCGTTTAGCGCATCGTAATCAATCAGCAACTGGCGAATACGTTCGTAATAGGCAAGCCCGACTTCCGTGGGCGTCAGCGAACGGGTACTGCGGCGCAGCAGGTTGACGCCAAGTTCATGCTCCAGGCGGGAGATCAATTTCGACGCCTGGCCGTGGCTGGTGCCACAGCGCTGTGCCGCGCCGGTAAAGCTGCCTGTTTCCATGACCGCAACAAACATGCGATCGCAATCCAGCCGTTCCATATGCCCTTTCCGGGTGGTTTTGTCGGAACATCACCATAGCAAAAGCCAAAAGTCAGCGCGACGCTGGCGGGTGGTTTTTACGGTATTGCAGCGGCGTCTCGCCGATACCGCGCTTAAACGCGCTGATAAAGTATGTCACGTCGGAAAAACCGACGTCGCTGGCGATATCGCGGATGCTGCGCGGGCTGTGTAGCAGGTAGTCGCAGGCTTTACGCAGACGCAGTGTGTTGAGGTATTGATGAATCGGTTCGCCGGTCTCAAAGTGGAAACGGCGCGACACATAACTGCGGGATTTGCCCAGCTCCTGCGCCAGCCGTTCAAGGCTGAACTTGTGGCGGTAATTTTCTTCGAGCCAGAACATCACCGGCGTGGCGATGCCGCTGCGCTCTTCCGGTAATTTCTCGTTATCTTCCGGCAACATTCCTAACAGATTGAGCAACAGGCAGGCGACCTGTTCGACGTTCAGTCGACGGCTTTCGGCGAGCCGGGCATAACAGCTAAACAGGTGATCGATATGCGGGTGGATCTCCGCCGCATCCATCACCACGGCCGCGGCGCCGCGCAACGACAACCGCTGTAAACGCTGGTGATTATGCGGAAAATCGCGCAGGTGTTTGAGCACGACATGGTGATCAACATGAATAATGGTGCGCCGGTAACAATGTTCTGCCTGCTCATCCACCATCACCCGGTGCAGGGTAAACGGCGGAAAGAAAAAGAGCCGTCCGGGGCGCATGGTGTACTGGCGATTATCGACAATCACCACGCCAAAACCCTCTTCGACATACAGCACTTCCAGGCACTGATGCCAGTGGTGGTAACGCACGGTATTGGCGAAAAGCCGGCTAAACGACACGATGGCATCGTTGAGGGTAATCAGCTCCAGCCGCTCTTCCTGCAAGGTCGAAGTCATAGTGCAACCATTCTCAATTTTTCCTTCCCACGAGGCATTTATAAACCACGGTTTTAAATTTTATTCATTATTGGTTCAGGCAACTTTCGGCGGTGTGACAAAGGTAACATTTCCTCTTCCTGGTCATTAACTATCCTTCTGCGACACCTAAAGGGAGGGAACGTTATGCTGGCGGCGCAAGAGAAAACATCAAATCCATTGTCATCTCGCGACGATGTCGTTGGGGCACTTATTGAGATGCTCGGCGCGTTGGATAAGCAGTTCCCTGAAGGGGCGTCGCAATTTTCCCTTGGCGCGACCAGCGCCCATTACCGTGACGCGATTGCCGAAATGGAAGGGTTATCCCGCGCATTGTGGGGGCTGTTTCCACTGATGGCGGGCGGCGACGCCGAACCGTTCAGCGCGAAATACATTGCGGCGATCAAGCGCGGAACCAACGCGCAAAACAGCGGTTACTGGGGGGATACCGAACCCTACGATCAGCGCCTGGTCGAGATGGCGGCGTACGGTTTAGGGCTGGCGCTGCTGGGTGACAAGCTGACGGCGGCCTTCAGCGAACGTGAAGTGGATAACCTGCATCAGTGGCTTTATCAAATCACTGATGCGCAAATGCCCGACAGCAACTGGAATTTTTTCGCCATCATGGTGCAACTGGGTTTTAAACGCGCGGGGTTGCCGTGGGACGCCGCCGCGATTGAACGCCGCTTTGCGATGATGGATGCCTACTATCTGGGCGATGGCTGGTATTCCGATGGCCCGGGCCGACCCAAAGATTACTACATCTCCATGGCGTTCCATTTTTACGGCCTGATCTACGCCACGCTTAATGGTGAAGACGATGCCGGGCGCGCGGCCATCATCCGCGAACGGGCCAGCCTGTTCGCGCAGGACTTTATCTATATGTCGGCGGCGGAGGGGGAATCGGTGCCGTTTGGCCGCAGCCTGACGTACCGCTTTGCGATGGTCGCGTTCTGGAGCGCGGTGGCGTTTTCCGGCCTGCCGGTATTTTCACCGGGCGTGGTGAAGGGCCTTGTCCTGCGCCATCTGCGCTGGTGGCTTATGCAGCCGATTTTCGATCGCGACGGCATTTTGACGCTCGGTTTTGCCTACCCGAACCTGGCGATGTGCGAAGACTACAACTCGCCGGGTTCACCTTATTGGGCGCTGAAAGTGTTTTTGATTCTCGCATTGCCGGCGTCCGACACGTTCTGGCAAGCCGCCGAGCAACCGTTACCCGCATTAGATGTGCAGCGGACAATCCCGCCAGCCGGGCAAATCATTGTTCAAAGCGACCAGTCGCGGCATGTCTGGATGCTCACATCCGGCCAGCTTGAGTTGAACAACTACGTCAATACCGAGGCGAAATACACCAAATTTGCCTACTCCAGCCGCTTTGGTTTCACCATTGAGCGCGGGCGGTACGGCATTAAACATGCCGCGTGTGACTCAATGTTGCTGCTCAGTGACGGGGATAACTACTTTCGTGGTCGCCGTGAATGTGAAGAGGTGAAGATCAGCCCGCAGGCGATTTTCTCGCGCTGGTCACCGTGGCAGGACGTGCATATCAGTACCTGGCTTATTCCCTGCGGCGACTGGCATGTACGCGTGCATTGCATTGATTCCGCACGCCATTTGCAGAGTGTGGAAGGCGGTTTTGCGGTGTTGAAAGCGCCGCATCGTCTTGAATCTGGCGGTAGCCTGGTGGTGGCGGAAAACGGCGTCAGTGGCATTTTCGAGCTGCTTACCGATGCGCCGCGCGAGGCCGACAGCGTGGTGACGCCGCCCAATAGCAGCATCATGTTTTCGCCGTGCGCCGCGATCCCCGTGCTGCGCGGCGATATTGCGCCTGGCAGGCAGTGGCTGGCCTGCGCCGTGCAGGCTGGCATAACTGAAAACGCTTTTAATCACGACTTACCGATATTGCAAATAGAAGACCATGCGCTGGTGATTTCTCATCCGGGGCAAAAAAATAACAACGTTATTGCTTTTTAATTCCCGGTCTCGACCGGGCAATAAACTCTGAACCCTACATGCTTTCGTCGAGGATAGTATGGAAAAAATAGCCATCAATAATAAAACTGAGTATTACAAAATCAGCACCTTTATATTCCTCTACTTTTTTACCTGGTCGGCGAGTATTGGCTTGCTGGCTATCTGGTTGGGGCAAAAAGCCAACCTCAGCGGTACGGTTATCGGCACGGTATTTGCCGTTAATGGGATATTTTCGGTGATCCTCAAACCGATCTACGGCTATATCCTGGATAAAATCGGCATGAGCAAATACTTGCTCTATTTCGTCGTATTAATGTCGGCGTTAATGGCGCCATTCTTTATTTACGTTTACCAACCGCTGTTAATTTCTAACACCTTAGCGGGGATTATTGTCGGGGCGATTTATCTGAGCTTCGCCTGGTATGCGGGCGTGGCGGCGTGCGAATCCTATACCGATCGCTACAGCCGTTTAAATGGCATGGAGTTCGGCCAAATCAGAATGTGGGGATCGCTGGGTTGGGCAGTCGCGTCGTCGTTTTCCGGCCTGCTGTTTAACCTCTCTCCGGCGTACAACTTTATTATGGGATCCGTGGCGTCACTGATTATGTTGGCGGTGCTGCTGAGCCTGAAAGTGAACGTGCATTCCGCGCATGCCAGCGACGTGCTGGCGAAGGAAAAAATCGCCCCGGCGGATGTTTACGCGCTGCTGCGTAACCGCAAGTTCTGGGCTTTCTGCCTGTATGTCGCCGGTGTCGCCTGGATGATGTTTATCGCCGAACAGCAGTTCTCGCGCTATTTCGTCACCTTCTTTGATGATGTTCATCAG
Coding sequences:
- a CDS encoding LysR family transcriptional regulator codes for the protein MERLDCDRMFVAVMETGSFTGAAQRCGTSHGQASKLISRLEHELGVNLLRRSTRSLTPTEVGLAYYERIRQLLIDYDALNDSVRNIANAPSGLLRISAPVTFGASQLTPHLVAFARRYPEIELDVSFADRLVSVVDEGFDLALRIGNLADSSLVARRLCAIRNVLVAAPDYLAQHGEPAHWQQLEQHSLIVDTNFRDPWHWPFLDAHQQLHAQPVRGRMKFSNAEVCLEAACAGLGIARVPVFVAGQALKEKRVKPLLTAYEAPPLALFAVYPPARYLAQKSRVLIDFLVDAFAPQPEWEQGW
- a CDS encoding helix-turn-helix transcriptional regulator — encoded protein: MTSTLQEERLELITLNDAIVSFSRLFANTVRYHHWHQCLEVLYVEEGFGVVIVDNRQYTMRPGRLFFFPPFTLHRVMVDEQAEHCYRRTIIHVDHHVVLKHLRDFPHNHQRLQRLSLRGAAAVVMDAAEIHPHIDHLFSCYARLAESRRLNVEQVACLLLNLLGMLPEDNEKLPEERSGIATPVMFWLEENYRHKFSLERLAQELGKSRSYVSRRFHFETGEPIHQYLNTLRLRKACDYLLHSPRSIRDIASDVGFSDVTYFISAFKRGIGETPLQYRKNHPPASR
- a CDS encoding DUF2264 domain-containing protein, with protein sequence MLAAQEKTSNPLSSRDDVVGALIEMLGALDKQFPEGASQFSLGATSAHYRDAIAEMEGLSRALWGLFPLMAGGDAEPFSAKYIAAIKRGTNAQNSGYWGDTEPYDQRLVEMAAYGLGLALLGDKLTAAFSEREVDNLHQWLYQITDAQMPDSNWNFFAIMVQLGFKRAGLPWDAAAIERRFAMMDAYYLGDGWYSDGPGRPKDYYISMAFHFYGLIYATLNGEDDAGRAAIIRERASLFAQDFIYMSAAEGESVPFGRSLTYRFAMVAFWSAVAFSGLPVFSPGVVKGLVLRHLRWWLMQPIFDRDGILTLGFAYPNLAMCEDYNSPGSPYWALKVFLILALPASDTFWQAAEQPLPALDVQRTIPPAGQIIVQSDQSRHVWMLTSGQLELNNYVNTEAKYTKFAYSSRFGFTIERGRYGIKHAACDSMLLLSDGDNYFRGRRECEEVKISPQAIFSRWSPWQDVHISTWLIPCGDWHVRVHCIDSARHLQSVEGGFAVLKAPHRLESGGSLVVAENGVSGIFELLTDAPREADSVVTPPNSSIMFSPCAAIPVLRGDIAPGRQWLACAVQAGITENAFNHDLPILQIEDHALVISHPGQKNNNVIAF
- a CDS encoding oligosaccharide MFS transporter, translated to MEKIAINNKTEYYKISTFIFLYFFTWSASIGLLAIWLGQKANLSGTVIGTVFAVNGIFSVILKPIYGYILDKIGMSKYLLYFVVLMSALMAPFFIYVYQPLLISNTLAGIIVGAIYLSFAWYAGVAACESYTDRYSRLNGMEFGQIRMWGSLGWAVASSFSGLLFNLSPAYNFIMGSVASLIMLAVLLSLKVNVHSAHASDVLAKEKIAPADVYALLRNRKFWAFCLYVAGVAWMMFIAEQQFSRYFVTFFDDVHQGNAVFGYLGTVQSGMEFVMYMVIPLFVNFIGAKRGLLIVGLVVGARLIISGLCESHLLISVLKPLYGLEICLLLVSVFKYIAEHFDKRVNATMYLLGYQAMLYVGNVVISSPAGILYDRIGFENTYIIMGSIALAFTLISLFTLSACQSKWRQHNALDIATR